From one Triticum aestivum cultivar Chinese Spring chromosome 4B, IWGSC CS RefSeq v2.1, whole genome shotgun sequence genomic stretch:
- the LOC123089805 gene encoding deoxypodophyllotoxin synthase has protein sequence MEITKVDLRGLNPSGPGWREARDAVTTSMVAHGFVVVAHDAVGPELREALFGRALPELYALPVEAKRQNVASTRVPFQGYISNMPDGTLESLRVWDPTDASRVRDYGNLLWPQQGGNPAFCDTIVSVAKKLVKLEQTVMMMVLEGLGAGEERIHAHQDQEALTYGLRLWRYGMRPLDAATGVSLLPHRDTCITSTVLQHEVEGLEVQTRDGNWIAVPPQPDTATIIAGDFFTVLTNGRTPSCLHRVRTPSNRERFSVALHCRRKDDALVAPMAELVDRDHPLMYNPCIAGEYTIFRYSEEGRDHGDPLKAFCGV, from the exons ATGGAGATTACTAAGGTGGACCTCCGTGGCCTAAATCCCAGCGGGCCTGGGTGGAGGGAAGCCCGGGACGCCGTAACCACATCCATGGTGGCACACGGCTTCGTGGTGGTCGCACACGACGCGGTCGGCCCGGAGCTCCGGGAAGCGCTTTTCGGGCGCGCCTTGCCGGAGTTGTACGCGCTTCCGGTGGAGGCCAAGCGGCAGAACGTGGCGTCCACTCGGGTCCCGTTCCAAGGCTACATCTCAAACATGCCCGACGGGACCCTCGAGAGCTTGCGCGTCTGGGATCCCACCGACGCCAGCCGCGTCCGTGACTACGGCAACCTCCTCTGGCCGCAGCAGGGGGGCAACCCTGCCTTCTG CGACACCATTGTGTCGGTTGCCAAGAAGCTGGTGAAGCTGGAGCAGACCGTGATGATGATGGTCCTTGAGGGCCTCGGCGCCGGGGAGGAGCGCATCCACGCACACCAGGACCAGGAGGCGCTCACCTACGGCCTTCGGCTCTGGCGCTACGGCATGCGGCCTCTGGACGCAGCCACCGGCGTCTCATTGCTACCGCACCGTGACACCTGCATCACCAGCACCGTCCTGCAGCATGAGGTGGAAGGCCTGGAGGTGCAGACCAGGGACGGCAACTGGATCGCCGTGCCGCCTCAGCCCGACACAGCCACCATCATCGCCGGTGATTTCTTCACT GTCCTAACAAATGGAAGGACGCCGTCATGCCTCCACCGTGTTAGGACGCCGAGCAACCGCGAGCGCTTCTCGGTGGCTCTCCACTGCCGCCGAAAGGACGACGCCTTGGTGGCTCCAATGGCTGAGCTGGTCGACAGAGACCACCCTCTGATGTATAACCCTTGCATTGCCGGCGAGTACACCATATTTCGCTACTCCGAGGAAGGGCGCGACCACGGCGACCCACTCAAGGCTTTCTGCGGTGTCTGA